Proteins encoded together in one Thermus neutrinimicus window:
- a CDS encoding pyridoxal phosphate-dependent aminotransferase has translation MRLHPRTQVARESIFPKMSQLAARLQAVNLGQGFPSNPPPAFLLEAVRRALGRYDQYAPPAGLAVLREALAEEFGVEPENLVVTSGATEAIHVLLQSLAGPGDEVVVLEPFFDVYLPDAFLAGAEAKLVRLALGEQGFRLDLPALERAITPRTRLLLVNAPMNPTGLVFREEELRALAALAQKHDLFLVSDEVYDELYFGERPRRLREFAPERTFTVGSAGKRLEATGYRVGWIVGPKEFMPILAGMRQWTSFSAPSPLQAGVAEALRVAREEGFYEALRESYRKRRDLLLSGLRSMGLRAYEPEGTYFLMAELPGFDAFQLVEAARVALIPASAFFREDPPLGLFRFAFCKSEEEISLALDRLAAVVNSPA, from the coding sequence ATGCGGCTTCATCCCCGCACCCAGGTTGCCCGGGAGAGCATCTTCCCCAAGATGAGCCAGCTTGCGGCCAGGCTCCAGGCGGTGAACCTGGGCCAGGGTTTTCCCTCTAACCCGCCGCCCGCCTTCCTCCTCGAGGCGGTGCGCAGGGCCCTGGGGCGCTACGACCAGTACGCTCCCCCGGCGGGGCTTGCCGTACTCAGGGAAGCCCTGGCGGAGGAGTTCGGGGTGGAGCCCGAGAACCTGGTGGTCACCTCCGGGGCCACGGAGGCCATCCACGTCCTCTTGCAAAGCCTAGCGGGTCCTGGGGACGAGGTGGTGGTGCTGGAGCCCTTCTTTGACGTGTACCTGCCCGATGCCTTCCTGGCCGGAGCCGAGGCCAAACTGGTGCGGCTTGCCCTGGGGGAGCAGGGTTTCCGCCTGGACCTCCCCGCCTTGGAGAGGGCCATCACCCCCCGCACCCGCCTTCTCCTGGTCAACGCCCCCATGAACCCCACGGGCCTGGTCTTCCGGGAGGAGGAGCTTAGGGCCCTGGCCGCCTTGGCCCAGAAGCATGACCTCTTTTTGGTCTCCGATGAGGTCTATGACGAGCTCTATTTCGGGGAGAGGCCAAGGCGCCTGAGGGAGTTTGCCCCCGAGCGCACCTTCACCGTGGGGAGCGCGGGGAAGCGCCTCGAGGCCACGGGGTATAGGGTGGGCTGGATCGTGGGGCCCAAGGAGTTCATGCCTATCCTGGCGGGGATGCGTCAGTGGACCAGCTTTTCCGCCCCAAGCCCCTTGCAGGCGGGGGTGGCGGAGGCCCTAAGGGTGGCGCGGGAGGAAGGGTTTTACGAGGCCCTGCGGGAGAGCTACCGAAAAAGGCGGGACCTGCTTCTTTCCGGGCTTAGGTCCATGGGCCTTAGGGCTTACGAGCCAGAAGGCACCTACTTCCTCATGGCCGAGCTTCCCGGATTTGACGCCTTCCAACTTGTGGAGGCGGCCAGGGTGGCCTTGATTCCCGCCAGCGCCTTCTTTCGGGAAGACCCCCCTCTTGGGCTTTTCCGCTTCGCCTTCTGCAAGAGCGAGGAGGAGATCTCCCTGGCCCTAGACCGCCTGGCCGCCGTGGTAAACTCCCCTGCGTGA